CTGACTGGGTGCGAGCAACGAGGGACGCTATCGAATCCTGCGAATGTCAAAGCGGTTGCCCGAGTTGCGTTCAATCTCCAAAATGCGGCAACCGCAATAATCCCTTGGATAAGGCGGGCGCGATTTTGTTGCTCAGCGCCGTCTTGGACGATGTAGAACCTCGCCACCACCGTTAAATCTATTCGTTCGTCCCGCCGGACTCGGCCTGATCCAGCGGTGGCGCCCCAGCACGGGCTTTGGCCGTCGCCGCATACAGTTCCAGCCCCAAGGCGTGGAAAGATATGGGAACCCTGGCAGACACTATTACCGTCTGACCGTCGGCTTCCACAAGACAGGATTCAAGCGTCGCGTTGTTCGATTGGGCAAGGGAGGATGCGACATTGCAAGGATTTCCCTCGCGCAGCCCGCGTGCCGTGTCCGCCCCAGCCAATGCTGCCAAATCGGCCGCTGCAGCAGCAGTCATTGCAGCGTGCACGGCAGCGACCCAAGCAAGTAACGCTCCGGCCAGTAGCAAAGCAACAATCACTAGGGCGGTG
The nucleotide sequence above comes from Glutamicibacter sp. B1. Encoded proteins:
- a CDS encoding Rv3654c family TadE-like protein — protein: MKQQISRLKSERGSGTVVTTALVIVALLLAGALLAWVAAVHAAMTAAAAADLAALAGADTARGLREGNPCNVASSLAQSNNATLESCLVEADGQTVIVSARVPISFHALGLELYAATAKARAGAPPLDQAESGGTNE